The genomic region GGGCTCCGCGTTCGGCGGCGGCGGCAGCTCGACGGTGTTCGGGCCGCGCGGACCGGGGTCGTTCATCGCCAAGCTGACCGGGACCGTCGCGATGCTGTTCATGGTGACGTCGATGGTGCTGGCGTACATGTCCTCCTCCAAGACCTCGGATCTGGAGGACAAGGCCGCCGCGCTCGCTGAAGAGAAGCTCGAGGGCACCGAGGTCGACCTCGATGACCTCTCGAAGGACAAGCAGGCTCAACTGCCGGCCGAGGCGCAACCCGCGGCCGACGCCTCGCCCGCGAACGCTGCCGACGCCGGCCCTGC from Pseudomonadota bacterium harbors:
- the secG gene encoding preprotein translocase subunit SecG, whose protein sequence is MHVIFCVALILAILLQAGKGGGMGSAFGGGGSSTVFGPRGPGSFIAKLTGTVAMLFMVTSMVLAYMSSSKTSDLEDKAAALAEEKLEGTEVDLDDLSKDKQAQLPAEAQPAADASPANAADAGPAAKAPRGDASPETR